A window of Drosophila subobscura isolate 14011-0131.10 chromosome E, UCBerk_Dsub_1.0, whole genome shotgun sequence contains these coding sequences:
- the LOC117890243 gene encoding uncharacterized protein LOC117890243 codes for MTSIVGAPPAGVAAAVSPWETIEWPPEIEQHIYKDWGSYYSRRRRENFAMHYFNKALDLDPKDHMTMYKRCQSKRKAAQTQGALLDSRAAASMARTTSGEKAFINLEICDALYELNQFENSMAETQNNIRQFTGNKTKSFENRLVVVEEVIQDCTGEALTAFFSKHQRTVQVVNELFKASEIVDKRPLWKVLREQGKCDVLSIPEVEEQLLSPLEIARRKRAFNIFHQTYLNESWVDVVFMKSLLNNPALLLSQCKESNYFLNKISVKQYEIVRKFMKMLQSRSPLYYENFIKYRNKQLSDRYRESYLYHVQYQTYRTMNAALKRVRVLRKERRVKTLTKYVEEVMGDYVVKKTHRVMCWKFEFLNEMYNTLGLALAEQLKPPKRFSVIGNSAILQLLHLPTDKVMEFVSFVFGDRSTHAEPDLYDPATTRAKRLQARLEHRMIFAKYSIEKCYLFHQISQCHMDQGHHSECAFAARRGVKESANCNSNLWKFLNVVQIVKANAVVHKLEQTKDALDDALPIAKALKSRDLVSFVELCMVCNQEESATKKATVVLSRRASKASNRSMASSKELSEGSD; via the exons ATGACATCGATTGTTGGTGCACCGCCAGCGGGTGTGGCCGCGGCCGTTAGTCCCTGGGAGACGATCGAATGGCCGCCAGAGATTGAGCAACACATCTACAAGGATTGGGGAAGCTACTACTCACGCCGGCGCAGAGAGAACTTTGCCATGCACTACTTTAACAAGGCACTCGATCTGGATCCCAAGGACCACATGACAATGTACAAACGCTGCCAGAGCAAACGGAAGGCGGCTCAGACTCAGGGCGCGCTGTTGGACAGTCGCGCGGCGGCGA GCATGGCTCGCACGACGAGTGGCGAAAAGGCTTTCATTAATCTGGAAATCTGTGATGCTCTGTACGAACTCAATCAGTTTGAAAACAGCATGGCCGAGACGCAAAACAACATTCGCCAGTTTACGGGCAATAAGACTAAAAGCTTCGAGAATCgcttggtggtg GTCGAAGAAGTTATACAAGATTGTACGGGTGAGGCATTGACCGCATTCTTCTCGAAACACCAAAGAACCGTCCAGGTCGTCAACGAGCTGTTCAAGGCCAGTGAAATAGTGGACAAGCGTCCGCTGTGGAAGGTGTTGAGGGAGCAGGGCAAATGCGATGTACTCAGCATACccgaggtggaggagcagctcctCTCACCACTGGAGATAGCGCGCCGAAAGCGCGCCTTTAATATATTCCATCAGACATACCTCAATGAGTCCTGGGTGGATGTGGTGTTCATGAAGAGTCTGCTGAATAATCCCGCACTGCTGCTCAGTCAATGCAAGGAGTCCAACTACTTTCTAAACAAAATCTCCGTCAAGCAGTACGAGATTGTGCGGAAGTTTATG AAAATGCTGCAATCGCGTAGTCCCTTGTACTACGAGAACTTTATCAAGTATCGCAACAAGCAGTTGTCGGATCGGTATCGTGAGTCCTACCTGTACCATGTACAGTACCAGACATATCGCACCATGAATGCGGCCCTCAAGCGTGTTCGTGTGCTGCGCAAGGAGCGGCGAGTGAAG ACTTTAACCAAATACGTCGAGGAGGTAATGGGCGATTATGTGGTGAAGAAAACGCATCGCGTCATGTGCTGGAAGTTCGAGTTTCTCAATGAAATGTACAACACTTTGGGTCTGGCGCTGGCCGAACAACTGAAGCCACCGAAGCGCTTTAGTGTCATTGGGAATTCGGCGATCCTGCAGCTGCTACATTTGCCCACAGACAAGGTGATGGAATTTGTTTCCTTTGTGTTTGGAGATCGATCCACGCACGCAGAGCCGGATCTCTACGATCCCGCCACCACGAGAGCCAA GAGACTGCAGGCACGCCTCGAGCATCGCATGATCTTTGCCAAGTATTCCATCGAAAAGTGTTATCTGTTTCATCAGATCTCCCAATGCCATATGGACCAAGGACACCATTCGGAGTGCGCATTTGCTGCACGCAGGGGCGTAAAGGAGTCGGCGAATTGCAACAGCAATCTCTGGAAGTTCCTCAATGTGGTGCAGATAGTCAAGGCAAATGCTGTGGTGCACAAGCTAGAACAAACGAAAGACGCACTGGATGATGCCCTCCCCATTGCCAAGGCTCTCAAGTCCAGGGATTTGGTTTCCTTCGTGGAGCTTTGTATGGTGTGTAATCAGGAAGAGTCCGCCACGAAGAAGGCCACTGTGGTCCTGAGTCGTCGTGCCAGCAAGGCCAGTAATCGCTCTATGGCCAGCTCCAAGGAGCTCTCAGAAGGCAGCGATTAG